From Dermochelys coriacea isolate rDerCor1 chromosome 9, rDerCor1.pri.v4, whole genome shotgun sequence, one genomic window encodes:
- the PRSS56 gene encoding serine protease 56, translating to MAQGECLSFSLGQQSHRLQARPGVDGCIAITNASLTSGTHCPQSISEAKGLVGVKNRAGSDPLQRVRMSRGYYLRPRGSSRGFGSPGLLTLGNYRALIRRRIGYCQGHISTQRWRRGARGGPLCRPSSQHSGQAGSGKEPAQNQPSVPTCHTMLLPLVCLLQLTAGAPMGKELHQMPVSILQALSSRGTLVLEAALKSALVALEGALAEHERQLRECGECTPCLFGDCGNRSGECAPLEAPLAPLPSCQAVLEAQATPEQAERNWALSKACAPYQRLCPTDDLSPEACARLMAGHCQLRLQECRLESNMDDMNNLSDQPAPGTCGQRVVAPNATATKGKIVGGSVAPRGAWPWLVSVRLGGELMCGGVLVGDTWVLTAAHCFTGNGNELAWTVVVGDYDLAKWDEGEQVLPVNRIITHPKFNPKTFHSDVALLELGRPVAPSAWLSPVCLPNGPEEPGPGAPCYIAGWGSLYQEGPSAEVVMEAQVPVLSQDACRSALGKELLTNAMFCAGYLAGGIDSCQGDSGGPLTCQESGSQQSVLYGITSWGDGCGEQGKPGVYTRVTAFADWIRRQMDKSPESREPTCLELLAASQLPGERQHAELAHLCSFYAQSCAPPQGQATCTRVAEETCRLKRRRCELRAYAQTLLDFLRRAEEFFRNQVDFAFFTHTLPRFVEQLYGHLFPARARRATAGLGAEGQASPEEVPSTSSRTQPPPFLALFQAVGPTLEDWVGELSAMAGGDTAPRAPALAAGQLRGEEQLFLQQAEGAVEALKGHGWAFLQQLRAQLGAQGAGPPPGAASPLNRTVAAGDPSLRMRRELGGVLSSNEGPGNHRGMPTPQRLCGTGPGFPPPPPQGRVALGPPLQPRGA from the exons ATGGCACAGGGCGAGTGTCTCTCATTCTCCCTGGGTCAGCAGAGCCACAGGctgcaggccaggccaggggTAGATGGCTGCATTGCCATCACCAATGCCAGTTTaaccagtggaactcactgccccCAAAGTATCAGTGAGGCCAAGGGCTTGGTTGGAGTCAAAAACAGAGCAGGCAGTGACCCACTGCAGAGGGTCAGAATGTCTCGGGGATACTACCTGCGCCCCAGGGGATCAAGCAGGGGTTTCGG CAGCCCCGGCTTGCTCACCCTCGGCAATTATCGCGCTTTGATCCGCCGGAGAATCGGCTATTGTCAGGGACACATT AGCACGCAGCGGTGGAGACGAGGAGCGAGGGGGGGACCCCTGTGCCggcccagctcccagcacagcGGCCAGGCAGGCAGCGGGAAAGAGCCGGCCCAGAACCAGCCTAGCGTTCCCACCTGCCACACCATGCTGCTGCCACTGGTCTGCCTCCTGCAGCTGACGGCTGGCGCCCCCATGGGCAAGGAGCTTCACCAGATGCCAGTCAGCATCCTGCAAG cactgTCCAGCCGGGGGACGCTAGTCCTGGAGGCCGCCCTGAAGAGCGCTCTGGTGGCCTTGGAGGGGGCGCTGGCGGAGCACGAGCGGCAGCTGCGGGAGTGTGGGGAGTGCACGCCCTGCCTCTTTGGGGACTGCGGCAACCGGAGCGGGGAGTGTGCCC ccctggaggCCCCTCTGgctcccctgcccagctgccaGGCTGTCCTGGAAGCCCAGGCCACCCCAGAGCAGGCCGAGAGGAACTGGGCGCTGAGCAAGGCGTGTGCCCCCTACCAGCGCCTGTGCCCCACTGACGACCTGAGCCCTGAGGCCTGCGCTCGGCTGATGGCCGGGCACTGCCAGCTGCGCCTGCAGGAGTGCA GGCTGGAGAGCAACATGGACGATATGAACAACCTCTCAGACCAGCCAG ccccagggACGTGTGGCCAGCGAGTGGTGGCACCCAATGCCACAGCAACCAAGGGCAAGATCGTGGGGGGTAGTGTGGCCCCACGGGGCGCCTGGCCCTGGCTGGTCTCGGTGCGGCTGGGCGGGGAGCTGATGTGCGGCGGGGTGCTGGTGGGGGACACCTGGGTCCTCACAGCTGCACACTGCTTCACAGG GAACGGCAACGAGCTGGCCTGGACGGTGGTGGTGGGAGACTACGATCTCGCCAAGTGGGACGAGGGCGAGCAGGTGCTGCCCGTCAACCGCATCATCACCCACCCCAAG ttCAACCCCAAGACCTTCCACAGTGACGTGGCGCTGCTGGAGCTGGGGCGCCCGGTGGCCCCCTCGGCCTGGCTGAGCCCGGTGTGCCTGCCCAACGGTCCTGAGGAGCCCGGCCCAGGGGCACCCTGCTACATCGCCGGCTGGGGGTCCCTCTACCAAG AGGGGCCATCGGCCGAGGTGGTGATGGAGGCTCAGGTGCCCGTGCTGAGCCAGGACGCCTGCCGCAGTGCGCTGGGCAAGGAGCTGCTCACCAATGCCATGTTTTGCGCCGGCTACTTGGCCGGCGGCATTGACTCCTGCCAG GGAGATTCCGGTGGGCCCCTGACGTGCCAGGAGTCTGGGTCGCAGCAGTCCGTGCTGTATGGCATCACGTCCTGGGGGGatggctgcggggagcagggcaagccGGGCGTGTACACCCGCGTGACAGCCTTCGCCGACTGGATCCGCCGCCAGATGGACA AATCACCCGAGAGCAGAGAGCCCACCTGCTTGGAACTGCTGGCCGCATCCCAGCTGCCCGGTGAGCGCCAGCACGCAGAGCTCGCCCACCTGTGCTCCTTCTATGCCCAGTCGTGCGCCCCGCCCCAAGGCCAGGCCACCTGCACCCGGGTCGCCGAGGAGACCTGCAGGCTGAAGAGGAGGAGATGCG AGCTGCGCGCCTATGCCCAGACGCTGCTGGATTTCCTGCGCCGGGCCGAGGAGTTCTTCCGAAACCAGGTGGACTTCGCCTTCTTCACCCACACTCTGCCCCGCTTCGTGGAGCAGTTGTACGGGCACCTCTTCCCCGCCCGGGCTCGCCGGGCCACCGCAG ggctgggggccgAGGGGCAGGCAAGCCCTGAAGAGGTCCCGAGCACCTCCAGCAG GACCCAGCCCCCACCCTTCTTGGCACTGTTCCAGGCCGTGGGCCCCACGCTGGAGGACTGGGTGGGGGAGCTGAGTGCCATGGCTGGGGGTGACACGGCCCCCCGAGCTCCTGCACTGGCCGCCGGGCAGCTCCGTGGGGAGGAGCAGCTCTTCCTACAG CAGGCCGAGGGGGCAGTGGAAGCGCTGAAGGGGCACGGCTGGGCCTTTCTCCAGCAGTTGCGGGCTCAGCTGGGGGCCCAAGGAGCAGGGCCACCACCGGGAGCTGCCTCCCCACTGAACC gAACTGTGGCTGCGGGGGACCCGTCCCTGCGGATGAGgcgagagctggggggagtcctctccaGCAATGAGGGACCAGGCAATCACAGAGGTATGCCCACCCCCCAGCGGTTGTGTGGCACAGGGCCTGGgttcccacctcccccaccccagggcagggTTGCACTTGGACCCCCACTGCAGCCAAGAGGTGCCTAG